The following proteins are co-located in the Scomber scombrus chromosome 2, fScoSco1.1, whole genome shotgun sequence genome:
- the LOC133987515 gene encoding uncharacterized protein LOC133987515, with protein MVTRVNLLKILEFLLEKEFEDFKWLLENESLAGYQTIKTSQLENAGRRKTVDLMVQTYQLHGAVEVTKKLLKTINMNDLWQILSYISGSKDISELTVDRNKLKRFATVPDNKRELTYVTEGQYYQSQLMCTEDLTDHSYWEFKWRGWVDISMTYRGMRGKGNSYDRFGQNDQSRSLSGSDDEGNSLAQKEKNTPSHLILIHPLFVLLLLINLFLIFHILRL; from the exons ATGGTGACGAGGGTAAACCTGCTGAAAATTCTGGAGTTTTTGTTAGAGAAGGAATTTGAGGACTTCAAGTGGTTGCTAGAGAATGAAAGTCTGGCAGGCTACCAAACCATCAAAACATCCCAGCTGGAGAATGCAGGGAGACGAAAGACTGTGGATCTGATGGTGCAGACCTACCAACTTCATGGAGCTGTGGAGGTGACCAAGAAGCTTTTAAAGACGATCAACATGAATGATCTGTGGCAGATATTATCATACATCTCAGGATCAAAAG ATATCTCCGAACTCACAGTGGACCGAAACAAACTCAAAAGATTCGCCACAGTGCCTGACAACAAAAGGGAGCTGACATATGTGACAGAGGGACAATACTATCAGTCTCAGCTGATGTGTACAGAAGATCTGACTGATCACTCTTACTGGGAGTTCAAGTGGAGAGGATGGGTTGATATATCAATGACTTATAGAGGAATGAGGGGGAAAGGAAACAGTTATGATAGATTTGGACAGAATGATCAGTCCAGGAGTCTGAGCGGGTCTGATGATGAAGGTAACAGTCTCGCACAAAAAGAGAAGAACACACCTTCCCACCTCATCCTCATCCACCCcctcttcgtcctcctcctcctcatcaacctcttcctcatcttccacATCCTCCGTCTCTAA
- the LOC133999235 gene encoding NLR family CARD domain-containing protein 3-like — MMTKESLLNTLEDLREKEFEDFKWFLKGESHQAIKASRLENAERRDTVDLMVQTYQLPGAVEVTKKLLKTINRNDLLQSLSDSSSGPEDGMVPVPEPRHILHYQGMLQPNLKDRFMCAAPGWTTDKQHLVDNYTELYITAGGDVHITTEHEIRQIETARKPADTEKTIQPSDMFKDPSGKYKPIRTVLTNGIAGIGKTFLVHKFVLDWAERRTNQDVDLIFPFTFRQLNPLKEEMFRLAELIHECIPETKDIKEEALNHIFTTLQSLGNTNYDKSPFKLLFVLDGLDESRLELDFGGKSIRSIDVTKSTKVEVLLRNLINRKLLCSARIWITTRPAAANQIHSDFIDMVTEVRGFTDPQKEEYFRKRFRDEEQASTIISHIKTSRSLHIMCYIPVFCWITATVLEDVLSREGGELPKTLTEMYTEFLVFQIYRTKEKYGKEKCIQHIKSLAKLAFQQLRKGNPIFYEKDLRESGIDLKKASVCSGVFTEIFKEERGKKKDDKKLFSFVHLSVQEFLAALHVKMSLINSNKNVMPFPQTKVQNMGLLLRKPSTKKIHRISIDEALQSPNGHLDLFLRFLLGLSLQANQDKLKDLLIKTEGSSETNQETVEYIKKKINENLSAERSINLFHCLNELNDRSLVEEIQQYLRSGSLSTDKLSPAQWSALVFILLSSEKDLDVFDLKKYSASEEALLRLLPVVKASNKALLNGCNLSERSCKPLSSVLSSQPSKLRELDLSNNDLRDSGVKLISVGLENPNCTLETLRLSGCMVTEEGCASLISALRFNPSHLRELDLSYNHPGDSGIKLLSGGLEDSRWKLVILRVEHCGEKRLKPGLRKYACELKLDTNTAHKELVLSDNNRKVTAVTEEHIYMNCPDKFDDWLQLGCRNGLTGRCYWEVEWDGDVLLSVTHTGIKTQRNCDDEGFSRHDQSWNLYCSHECYRVCHNNTVVSIPLPSSSSSPSSSSSSSSSSSSSSSSNRVAVYVDCPAGTLSFYRVSSDTPIHLHTFNTTFTERLYPGFGFGSSGSSVSLCPL; from the exons ATGATGACGAAGGAAAGCCTGCTGAACACTCTGGAGGATTTGAGAGAGAAGGAATTTGAGGACTTCAAGTGGTTCCTAAAGGGTGAAAGTCACCAAGCCATCAAAGCATCCCGGCTGGAGAATGCAGAGAGACGAGACACTGTGGATCTGATGGTGCAGACCTACCAACTTCCTGGAGCTGTGGAGGTGACCAAGAAGCTTTTAAAGACGATCAACAGGAATGATCTGCTGCAGAGTTTATCAGACAGCAGCTCAGGACCAGAAG ATGGGATGGTTCCAGTACCAGAACCACGACACATCTTACATTACCAAGGTATGCTTCAACCAAACCTCAAAGACCGCTTTATGTGTGCAGCACCGGGGTGGACGACAGATAAGCAACATCTGGTTGATAACTACACAGAGCTGTACATCACAGCAGGTGGTGATGTACACATCACCACAGagcatgagatcagacagattgagaCAGCAAGGAAGCCAGCAGACACTGAGAAAACAATTCAACCCAGTGACATGTTCAAAGACCCTTCTGGAAAATATAAACCCATCAGGACAGTTCTGACCAATGGAATCGCAGGAATTGGAAAAACGTTCCTTGTACATAAGTTTGTGTTGGACTGGGCCGAAAGACGAACCAATCAAGATGTGGATCTCATTTTCCCCTTCACCTTCCGTCAGCTGAATCCACTGAAGGAGGAAATGTTTCGTTTGGCAGAGCTCATTCATGAATGCATCCCAGAAACTAAAGACATCAAGGAGGAGGCTCTAAATCACATCTTTACAACTCTGCAGTCATTAGGAAACACCAACTATGACAAGAGTCCATTCaaacttctgtttgttttggacGGACTGGATGAGAGCCGCCTTGAACTGGACTTTGGTGGAAAAAGCATTCGTTCAATTGATGTAACAAAGTCAACTAAAGTAGAAGTACTGCTGAGAAACCTCATCAATCGGAAACTGCTATGCTCAGCTCGCATCTGGATAACAACACGACCTgcggcagccaatcagatccatTCTGATTTTATtgacatggtgacagaggtcagaggattcactgacccacagaaggaggagtacttcaggaagagattcagagatgaggagcaggccagcaccatcatctcccacatcaagacatcacgaagcctccacatcatgtgctacatcccagtcttctgctggatcactgctacagttctggaggatgtgttgagcagagagggaggagagctgcccaagaccctgactgagatgtacacaGAATTCCTGGTGTTCCAGATTTATCGAACGAAAGAAAAATATGGCAAAGAAAAGTGCATTCAGCACATTAAATCATTAGCAAAACTGGCTTTTCAGCAGCTGAGAAAGGGCAACCCGATCTTCTACGAGAAAGACCTGAGAGAGAGTGGCATTGATTTGAAAAAGGCATCAGTGTGCTCAGGAGTCTTCACAGAGATCTTTAAAGAGGAGCGTGGGAAGAAGAAGGATGACAAAAAGTTGttcagctttgttcatctgagtgttcaggagtttcttgCTGCTCTCCATGTGAAGATGTCACTcatcaacagcaacaaaaacgtgatgccTTTTCCACAAACAAAAGTCCAAAACATGGGACTGCTTTTAAGGAAACCCTCTACCAAGAAGATCCATAGGATTTCTATCGACGAGGCCTTacagagtccaaatggacacctggacttgttccttcgcttcctcctgggtctttcactgcaggcCAATCAGGATAAACTAAAAGACCTGCTGATAAAAACAGAAGGAAGCTCAGAAACCAATCAGGAAACAgtcgagtacatcaagaagaagatcaatGAGAacctgtctgcagagagaagcatcaatctgttccactgtctgaatgaactgaatgatcgttctctagtggaggagatccaacagtacctgagatcaggaagtctctccacagataaactgtctcctgctcagtggtcagctctggtcttcatcttactgtcatcagaaaaagatctggacgtgtttgacctgaagaaatactctgcttcagaggaggctcttctgaggctgctgccagtggtcaaagcctccaacaaagctct GCTGAATGGCTGTAATCTGTCAGAGAGAAGCTGCAAacctctgtcctcagttctcagctcccagccCTCTAaactgagagagctggacctgagcaaCAACGACCTGCGGGATTCAGGGGTGAAGCTGATCTCTGTTGGACTGGAGAATCCAAACTGTACACTTGagactctcag GCTGTCGGGCTGCATggtcacagaggaaggctgtgcttctctgatCTCAGCTCTGAGAttcaacccctcccatctgagagagctggacctgagttacaatcatccaggagactcaggaatTAAGCTACTCTCTGGTGGTCTGGAAGATTCACGCTGGAAACTGGTCATTCTCAG gGTGGAACATTGTGGAGAGAAGAGGCTGAAACCTGGCCTAaggaagt atgcctgtgaactcaaactggacacaaacacagcacacaaggAGCTTGTACTGTCggacaacaacaggaaggtgacagcAGTGACGGAGGAGCACATCTATATGAACTGTCCAGATAAATTTGACGACTGGCTTCAGCTGGGGTGTAGAAAtggtctgactggtcgctgttactgggaggtagAATGGGATGGAGATGTCCTTCTGTCAGTGACTCACACAGGAATCAAAACGCAGAGAAACTGTGATGACGAAGGGTTTTCAAGACACGATCAGTCCTGGAATCTGTACTGCTCCCATGAATGTTACCGTGTCTGTCACAATAACACAGTAGTATCaatccctcttccctcctcctcctcctccccctcctcctcctcctcctcctcctcctcctcctcctcctcctcctcctctaacagagtagcagtgtatgtggactgtcctgctggcactctgtccttctacagagtctcctctgacacaccgatccacctccacaccttcaacaccacattcactgaacggCTTTATCCTGGGTTTGGGTTTGGCTCGTCTGGttcttcagtgtctctgtgtccttTGTAG